The Apium graveolens cultivar Ventura chromosome 11, ASM990537v1, whole genome shotgun sequence genome has a window encoding:
- the LOC141696309 gene encoding uncharacterized protein LOC141696309, with product MATEFDVYEYETSALYDPALSWGWIEERMSDQEFNLYHTIDRKLFYMLISNLGRNVDESVHVVAFLIWLEKIRFSSRTVFKVISWPPHLVFQLADEVAALLMCLMSTDLGDKSISTYLLAQLCFADIDLVHFHQNRIKILENVKKVVVEVCLRAFKDILNGGYPVVVPSPVYPHVAGGFPQLGFGENLGPGSYFPRSHKLAQLLEDPSADLSEIFGGLQLVDGCEDELDVPPDDRTIFLTFSRGYCIAKIEIQEFFTRIFGQCIEDIYMQEVQSDEQPLFARMVCRSASVIPKLAPPGPKSMYNINGKRIYAKKYVRPMKKGKKNKKDRGATSQYTTS from the exons ATGGCTACCGAGTTTGATGTTTACGAATACGAGACGTCTGCTCTGTACGACCCAGCCTTAAGCTGGGGCTGGATAGAAGAAAGAATGAGTGACCAAGAATTTAATCTATACCACACAATTGACAGGAAGCTTTTTTACATGCTAATCTCTAATCTCGGCCGAAACGTTGATGAATCCGTGCATGTAGTGGCCTTTCTCATTTGGCTAGAAAAAATCAGGTTCAGCAGCCGTACTGTCTTCAAGGTGATTTCTTGGCCACCGCATCTTGTTTTTCAACTTGCTGATGAAGTTGCTGCCCTTTTAATGTGCTTAATGAGCACTGACTTAGGGGATAAGTCAATTAGTACGTATTTGCTTGCACAATTATGCTTTGCTGATATAGACTTGGTTCATTTCCACCAGAACAGAATTAAGATTCTTGAAAATGTTAAAAAAGTTGTTGTTGAAGTTTGTTTGAGGGCTTTTAAAGACATATTAAATGGTGGTTATCCAGTTGTTGTCCCTTCTCCTGTTTACCCCCATGTTGCAGGTGGCTTTCCTCAATTAGGGTTTGGAGAAAATCTTGGACCTGGAAGTTACTTTCCGCGCAGCCATAAACTGGCACAATTATTAGAAGATCCCAGTGCGGATCTTAGTGAAATTTTCGGAGGTTTGCAGCTTGTGGATGGATGCGAGGATGAACTAGATGTGCCCCCTGACGATCGAACAATATTCTTGACATTCTCCAGGGGATACTGCATAGCTAAAATTGAAATTCAAGAATTCTTTACAAG GATTTTTGGTCAGTGCATTGAAGATATATACATGCAGGAGGTGCAAAGTGATGAGCAACCACTGTTTGCTCGAATGGTGTGCCGTTCAGCTTCGGTTATTCCAAAATTAGCTCCTCCAGGACCAAAATCTATGTACAACATCAACGGAAAGCGTATCTATGCCAAGAAGTATGTGAGACCCATGAAGAAGgggaagaaaaataaaaaagataGAGGGGCTACTTCCCAGTATACTACtagttaa